A genomic window from Lotus japonicus ecotype B-129 chromosome 1, LjGifu_v1.2 includes:
- the LOC130728613 gene encoding nuclear transport factor 2-like encodes MASETATNSSAPSPQLVCNAFVDQYYHILHHTPESVYRFYQDSSVVSRPDSNGVMTSVTTMKGINEMIISLNFKDFKAEIKTADAQKSYKEGVTVLVTGCLTGKDNLTRKFAQSFFLAPQENGYFVLNDVFRYFEDSEPSEQHPVDEDVDEAAVTETPEPEPGYAVDPPAPEPVNSHVNESQIIADKASELPNHPEAQIDNGNKDNVEPHIQSNGNDNSQATEQASSAQVDAPKKSYASIVKVQKGILGPARAYVPTNTLKTVPNKTEIPVVVSEQSAAVPQAAQDSIGKPEAESSDTHEEVEVYSIYVRNLPFNVTVAQLEEEFKKFGSIKPGGIQIRNNKPQGYCFGFVEFLSPNAMHSAVKASPVTIAGRSAIVEMKKTTARVGGGPGRVRISPARGGFRNDSFRGRGNYGVGGRSFGRVDYGNRGGDFGGRGRGPGGHGEGYQQGRGRGGSGRFGATRRDVVPN; translated from the exons ATGGCCTCGGAAACCGCTACTAATTCATCTGCTCCCAGTCCCCAACTGGTTTGCAATGCCTTTGTTGATCAGTATTACCATATTCTTCACCATACGCCAGAATCGGTCTATCGGTTTTACCAGGACTCTAGTGTGGTGAGCCGTCCAGATTCCAATGGTGTGATGACATCAGTTACAACCATGAAA GGAATTAATGAGATGATTATATCACTAAATTTCAAGGATTTTAAAGCAGAGATAAAGACTGCAGATGCTCAAAAATCTTACAAGGAAGGGGTGACTGTGCTGGTGACGGGATGCTTGACTGGAAAGGATAACTTGACTAGAAAATTTGCACAATCTTTCTTTCTTGCCCCACAAGAAAATGGCTATTTTGTTCTGAATGATGTGTTTAGGTATTTCGAAGACTCTGAACCATCAGAACAGCAtccagttgatgaagatgttgatgaAGCTGCTGTTACTGAAACCCCAGAACCAG AACCCGGTTATGCTGTCGACCCTCCTGCACCGGAACCTGTGAATTCTCATGTGAATGAGAGCCAAATTATTGCTGATAAAGCTTCTGAGCTACCAAACCATCCTGAGGCACAGATAGATAATGGAAATAAAGACAATGTAGAACCTCACATTCAGTCAAATGGGAATGATAATTCTCAGGCCACAGAACAGGCTTCCTCAGCTCAAGTGGATGCTCCGAAGAAGTCTTATGCATCAATT GTGAAAGTCCAAAAAGGGATTTTGGGACCAGCTAGAGCCTATGTGCCTACTAATACTTTAAAGACAGTGCCTAACAAAACTGAGATCCCGGTAGTTGTGTCGGAACAGTCTGCTGCTGTACCTCAAGCTGCACAAGATAGTATTGGCAAACCTGAAGCTGAAAGTAGTGATACTCATGAGGAAG TTGAGGTTTACTCCATTTACGTTCGAAATCTGCCCTTCAATGTGACGGTTGCTCAGTTGGAAGAGGAGTTTAAGAAATTTGGATCCATCAAACCAGGAGGCATCCAAATCAGAAATAATAAG CCACAGGGATACTGTTTTGGCTTTGTTGAGTTCCTATCTCCAAATGCAATGCATAGTGCAGTTAAG GCTTCACCTGTTACTATTGCTGGGCGTTCTGCTATAGTTGAGATGAAGAAGACCACAGCTCGAG TTGGTGGTGGTCCTGGAAGAGTTAGGATTTCACCCGCAAGAGGTGGGTTTCGAAATGACTCTTTTAGGGGTCGTGGGAACTATGGTGTTGGCGGTCGGAGCTTTGGTCGTGTTGATTATGGAAACCGTGGTGGTGACTTTGGCGGTCGAGGCCGCGGGCCTGGCGGACATGGAGAAGGTTATCAGcaagggagagg